One genomic region from Colletes latitarsis isolate SP2378_abdomen chromosome 10, iyColLati1, whole genome shotgun sequence encodes:
- the LOC143347115 gene encoding LHFPL tetraspan subfamily member 2 protein-like, whose amino-acid sequence MCYVIVTGRSLLWTLLSLVALMAVLSGLITPKWLVGPRTIKDTINGSELYVPTVGIFNRCIRLHGKTHCGNFNVDGFATDSSVFPGCWKASYFFLSLGLAIMATTVLAALIGCCVQSIGRKSIFNLAGVAQVVAGISYLLGMILYPAGWGAERVQRICGPEADAFYLADCTLGWAFYSAMIGVGLTFVCAVISGQAEKSTASDKVQDKMNEGKTLICLA is encoded by the exons ATGTGCTATGTGATAGTCACTGGTCGTAGCTTGCTGTGGACGCTGCTGTCCTTGGTGGCGTTAATGGCAGTTTTATCAGGCCTCATCACTCCAAAATGGCTCGTTGGTCCGCGGACGATTAAAGATACAA TAAATGGGTCGGAGTTGTACGTCCCGACGGTGGGCATCTTCAATCGCTGCATCAGGTTGCACGGAAAGACGCATTGTGGCAATTTCAACGTCGACGGGTTCGCCACGGACTCCAGCGTCTTTCCAGGTTGCTGGAAAGCTTCTTACTTCTTCCTGTCCCTCGGTCTGGCGATCATGGCCACGACGGTACTGGCGGCTCTGATCGGCTGCTGTGTACAGAGCATCGGTAGGAAGAGTATCTTCAATTTGGCTGGGGTCGCGCAAGTCGTTGCTG GAATATCCTATCTGCTGGGGATGATTTTGTATCCCGCTGGCTGGGGGGCGGAGAGGGTTCAAAGGATTTGTGGCCCTGAAGCGGACGCTTTCTACCTCGCTGACTGCACCCTTG GTTGGGCCTTCTACAGCGCCATGATAGGGGTTGGGCTTACCTTCGTTTGCGCGGTGATCAGCGGCCAGGCGGAAAAGTCTACGGCGAGCGACAAAGTTCAGGATAAAATGAACGAGGGCAAGACTTTGATCTGTCTCGCGTGA